A single region of the Salvia miltiorrhiza cultivar Shanhuang (shh) chromosome 8, IMPLAD_Smil_shh, whole genome shotgun sequence genome encodes:
- the LOC131000749 gene encoding 40S ribosomal protein S15a gives MVRVSVLNDALKSMYNAEKRGKRQVMIRPSSKVIVKFLLVMQKHGYIGEFEFVDDHRSGKIVVELNGRLNKCGVISPRFDVGVKEIEPWTARLLPSRQFGYIVLTTSAGIMDHEEARRKNVGGKVLGFFY, from the exons ATGGTGAGAGTAAGTGTTCTGAATGATGCTCTGAAGAGCATGTACAATGCCGAAAAAAGGGGGAAACGTCAAGTCATGATTAGGCCTTCATCAAAGGTCATCGTCAAGTTTCTTTTGGTCATGCAGAAGCATG GATACATAGGAGAGTTTGAGTTTGTTGATGACCACAGGTCTGGAAAGATCGTAGTTGAATTGAACGGAAGGCTAAACAAGTGTGGTGTTATTAGCCCTCGGTTTGATGTTGGCGTGAAGGAAATTGAACCTTGGACTGCTAGACTCCTTCCTTCAAGACAGTTTGGTTACATTGTGTTGACTACATCTGCTGGTATCATGGATCATGAAGAAGCTCGGAGGAAAAATGTTGGAGGTAAAGTACTGGGCTTCTTCTATTAA